The Paenibacillus sp. G2S3 region GATCCTTGTCAAGACGATAGAACAACAGCAGAGTAATCATTATGATTTGGCCAATAATTGGTGCCCATAAATAGTTAAATGATATCGCGGCTAATGCGGATTCTGACTGCGCCGTTGAATTAGCTACATAACCACCCATCGACAATATCACCCCACCAAGTGCTCCGCCGAGTCCCATTCCCACCTTAACCCCAAAGCTAGCAGCTGAATAAAGTAGTCCTTGTGCCCGAACGCCTGATTTCCATTCCCCATAATCAACCGTGTCGGCCATCATAGCAAAAATCAAACCTGCTCCTACTCCCATACCAAGCCCGCTTACAAGTAACCCTGCCAACAGCACCGGAACAGAAAGGGCATTCCCCCCAGTAATGGCGATAAGGTAGCCAATGATAGATACCACTGATCCTATAATAATTGTGTTCCTTTTCCCGATTTTTTTCACAATAAAAGGAGCGATTACCATCGATAATATCATCAACAATTGCATCGAATTCACTATTGGAATGAGCTCCGGCTTTTTCATATAATAGGTCATGTAATAAATGCTGGTCTGCCCTTGTATCGAGGTTGTGATCCACAGGAACAAGCTCAGTAGAAGCATGATCAACCAAGGTACATTTCCTTTGAGCGCTTTAACACCTTCTCGCATCGGAAGCGGCTTTTCATCAATGGCTTTTACGCGTTCTTTAGTGTTCGCAAACATGTTAAGAAACAGCAGCAGTGCAATGCTTGAGAACAGGATCATGGTGACCAGAAAACCCTTAGCTTGATCGCCACCACCAAAAGCCTTCACAAGCGGCATGGTTCCAGCACTAACTGTAACGACCCCAATCACGGCGAACATCATACGAACGGTATTGATTACTGTACGTTCATTAGAATTACTAGTCAGACTTGGCAGGATCGCAGACAGGGGGAGATTAATACCGGAATACATAATACCGAGCACGGTGTATGAAATGTATGCGTATACGAGTTTACCTGTATCACCAAAATCCGGCGTTAAAAACATAAGTACAGCAGTCAAACTGAAAGGAACAGCAAGCCAAAGGAAGTACGGTCTACATTTCCCCCATTTCGTTTGTGTGCGGTCAATCATCACACCAATAAACGGCTCGACGATCGCATCAATTACGCGGGCAACAAGAAATACCACAGCTACCGCACCAGGGTTCAGACCAAACACATCCGTGTAGAAGTACATGAGATAAAGTGTTGTCATCTGGAAAATCAAATTTGACGCGGTATCCCCTAGACCATAACTAATTCGCTCTCTCCACGGCATTTGATTTTCATTCATACTACCATCTCCCCCGCGTCTAATTGTTAGCGCTTTCTTAATTGCATTGTACTGAAGCTAATTCTTTTAAACTGTCCGTATTTTAACGAAAATAGGGGGCATTTTTATCTTTTAACTGAGCGGATGCATTATGGTTACTGTCAGGATACAGATCAACCTTAAAGAGCTTGCAGAAAATTAGCATACATGTGATTGTGATAAACGCTCCAAATAATACATCCGTTGCAAAATGGTCACCCATAATTATGCGGCTAGTCGAAGTGCAAATCCCCCACGCCACTGCACAGGCAAGCATGAAATTGCGCCATTTACTGACGAAAGGCATAAACATCATCCACAGCATCATGGTCCAGCCATTAGCCGAATGACCCGAAGGAAAGGACTTGTATGCTTCCGAAGTGACACCGTTCTCTTGAATACCTTGGGGGTGGAACCAGCCAGTAAACAGTGAATAGTCACCCTCCATATTGCGAAAACGCATCCTTCCCCAAAAGATTTTGATGATATTTACAAGTAGAATCTCCGCAAATACGATCACGATTGCTGCCCAAGCAGCACGGTTGTATTGGCTTAGCGTTTGAACCGATACACGCTTCAATAGCCATTGTACCAGCGTTGCAATTACTATTGTGATAGCTAAACTGATGAGCATAACACGATTTCCATCCAGCTCATATCCGCGTGAGAGAGTAATGGTTAGAATACCAAATCCACTAAGTAGGATGAATAAAGTGGATACTAAACGGACCACAACCTTCTTCATCAATCGTTCATTTCTAACCGTACTAAATAGAATATTGCCAGCTGCGAATAACACTAGGAAAGCTGGATGTTCTCCATACACCTCAAAAAACCAACCAAACCGAGATTCATGTTCGTTGTACAGCGCTTTGGATAGATTCAGATCATTAAACGTAAAGATCGTCATTAATACCACCCATACCATAAGAAATCCCCATATAAAACGTTTTGTCCCTTTAGTCGTCATCTCCTTGACCCCTTTATAATCGTTTGGAAAACGCTTACAATCGAGATTATAAAGCTCCCCATGTGGTTTCGGATAGGCGAATAATAACTAAAACTAGGGTAAATTTTAACTCTCCTCCTAAGTGAACAAGTGATCCATAAAATAAACGGGCCAGCAGTCCATCACCTAAACGGTGAGGGTGCCGACCCGCTCTACTATTACTATTTATAAGAATATTCGCTTAATATCCTTAGCTATTTCGTGAAGACAATCTTCTGCCTGAGGATATAATCCGGTTTTATCTAAAAAAGCATGATCTACTCCGTTATACTGAATCAGCTTGGTTGCAACGCCAGAACGAGTTAATTTACGAGCGTACGCTTCACATTCGAGCCTGAGATAATCAAACTCCGCCACCACAATCAATGTTTCAGGCATCCCCTTTAAATCTTCTGCCAATAAAGGGGAGAAATAAGGGTCCGTTGGTTCTGCATTATTTTGCAAATACATCTTCAGTATCAATTCACTCATTTGACCCAAGCCTTGAACAGACGGGACAATTAGTTCCTGATGATTTCTAATATCGTACTGATCCAAGCTCCACTCGAAATCGTCGATTTTGACGTCTGCCATATTTACCGTTGGATAAATAAGCGCCTGATATTTAATCATGCTTGTTCCTTTATCGCGATCCATAAGTGCACACACCGTAGCTAAATTGCCACCGGCACTATCCCCAGATACTGCGATTTTTTGCGGATCTGCGTTGATCTCATCAGCATGCTCATAAACCCATTGAACCGTTTCGAAGCAATCTGTAAGTCCAGCAGGAAACGCATGCTCCGGTGCTAATCGGTAATCCACTGAGACTACGACTGCACCTGCTATCTCAGCCAAAGCTTTACATGGATTCTCCACAACATCAACTGTGCCTCCAATAAAACCACCGCCATGAAAAAATACTACTACCGGCAAAGGCCCCTCTTGTACAGGTGTATAAATCCGTAGGGATATTGGACCATTAGATCCTTCTATTGTTTTGTAAGCGGTGTCAACTTTGGTCTGCGTAATGTCATCATTTACCCAACCGAACATGGCTCTTATGGTTTGCACAAATTTCATCATATCGGAAGGATCAGGAATGGTTCTCTCCATCGATGCCATAGCTTGTGCTTGTTGTTGTTGAACCTGATATACACGTGGGTCTAATTGTCCTTGCTCATCCGAATCTGGAATCGGTTTGACTACGAATGGATAATCGTCCCGTTTTCCAATCACTGCCTTGTCTTCGAGGGAACTAATTAATTGTTTATATTGCTCTTTGGTATCCATGATTCACATCTCCTTACGTTCTGTTTGTTTATGATCACAGGATTGATAAAAGCCCTTACATCTGTATAATAATAGGCAATTGTCGATCCAAACAATGCATAAGTTCCTGTATACGGAACAATAATTCTAAATTTTTTTTAATAGTGAGGGAGTTCGACTTATGCCAAATACAAATCCACAAATCCTTCTGTCTGTTCAAAATGCCTTACGCCTGTTAAAGTTGTTCACCCTATCTACACCTGAAAAACGGTTAACCGAATTATCTAATGAGTTAGGTCTCGGTAAAAGCACAACCAGTCGTCTACTATCCACACTGCTGAGTGAGGGTTTTGTTTACCAAGATCCGATCTCTAATAAATATAGACTCGGTCAACGAATTGTATCACTATACAACGTTATCGTCTCTTCATATGTAGACCTAGCAGAAGCAGCAAAACCGCTGACCGCTCGACTTGCGCGTGAAACTTCCGAGGCGATATTAGTGGCTGTATTAGAAGAGGATGAGATCGTGTACATTTTCAAAGAAGACGGTTCTACTAAAGAAGACTTAGCCGCTTCTGTAGGTGCAAGAAATCCTGCCCATTGTACAAGCTCCGGGAAATTGCTCTTAGCTTATCAAGATCCAGTCACACTCAGCAGGATATTAGAGCGCCCTCTTAACCGATATACATCAAATACCATTACCGATCCGTCCGAATTAAAGGAGCAGATTTCACGTATTCGAGATCAGGATTATTGCGTCTCTATAGGGGAATATATCGAAAATATTGTTTCAATCTCCGCGCCCCTATGGGACTCAACAGGCCAAGTGATATCCACCATTACTTTAATGGGCCCGACTCAACGCTTGAATGAAGAACGAATTACTTCTTACACCAACAAGGTCGTAAAGACGGCAAAAGAAATATCTCGTCAGTTCGGTTATCTGTGAGGATGTTAAAAAGCCTAATCCCTTGTGTACACTGACAGGAGATTAGGCTTTATGGTTCAACCTATTAAAAAAGAAAATACACTAAAGCCACACCTTCGACTAACAAAATCAGTGAAAGGATATGTTGTTTCGTATGCTTTAAAAATTTCCAATCAATAAATGACTGGAATCCTAGGGCAATAATTATGAATACAATCCAAAACCATTTCATTCCAATCCCCTGTACGCCATCAGCTATCATTATGATAATTACCGAAATTAATCCAATAAGTCCGAGTATTAATTTACCTTTTATATTTAGCTCATTACCGTCGTCAGAAAGTTTCTCTTTATCCGGGCCAACAATCCATACCCTTAGAAAAAAACTAGAAAAAGCAAGAATTAATAATAAGAATGGAATGATCACTCCTGTTGACCTCCTTCTAAGAAGTTATTCGTATTTGTTTCTACTCATTTGTTCTTTGATTTCTCTTAACTCATTTAATATTTCTTTTGATATTTGCGTACTTCTAGAGTTATCGATGCCTAATTTAATCACAAATACTCCAAGCAAAAAATAAATGACTAGCATTACGATGATACTCAACTCATCTCCACTCCCCTTTTTATCGTTTATTTCTTTAAAGATATAGTTATCCAAAGAGTAATTATTCCTATGATACCATAATAAGGATGACTAAATAATGCATGAGAACTTGCTGCTAACTTGACAACGGATCTGTATTTTCGATAAAATATATTATATCTTGATAATCGAGATAATCGAATTGCAAGAGTCTTTTCAAAGTGAAACTAATAATGCTTCTATTATTTATAGCGGGAATCTGAATAATCTAAACTGAAAAGAGGAACCACAATGGCAGTATTAATTCTATATGCTACAAAATCAGGAGCAACAGAGCAATGTGCAAAAGTATTATCAGAAGAGCTTCCTCATAGTAGGATTTGTAATATTGAAATAGAGAAGCCAAGTCTTGAGGATTTTGATAGCATTATTGTAGGTGCTGGAGTAAGAGATGAGAAAATTTATAAAGCGATTCGTGATTTTATCAAAAAAAATAAAGATGAGTTACTAAATAAGAAGATGGGCTACTATATTTGTAACGAGAAACCAAAGACAACCGAGGAATTAATAGAGAAGAATTTCCCGGATGACCTAAAAAAAGCTGCGATTTGCATCGAATCCTTTGGCGGTTATAAAGCCTATAAAGCGCCCAAGGAAGGTACGGATCAGCTCAAAGGGATTTTTGTTGATAAAATAAGAGAATTTTCAAAGAAATTCAAATAAGAATATAGAATCACAATTAAAAATCCGGTTACCAAGACAAATGATCTTGATAACCGGATTCTTTTTTTTGGAAAATATAATTGAATCGTTTATTACTCCTTGATTGTCAATTCAAACTTCGCACCCACATCACCAACAAATACGACTTTTCCGTTGCTTGGAAGTTTGACTTGTTTAAGACCACTAACCGTAGAGAAATTCACACAAACACCATTCGCATCATAAACAGCAAAGGAACTTTTAGGTGGTAACCCTACTGTCATCAACTTACCTGATGCTGTCTCAGGTACTTCAT contains the following coding sequences:
- a CDS encoding MFS transporter, coding for MNENQMPWRERISYGLGDTASNLIFQMTTLYLMYFYTDVFGLNPGAVAVVFLVARVIDAIVEPFIGVMIDRTQTKWGKCRPYFLWLAVPFSLTAVLMFLTPDFGDTGKLVYAYISYTVLGIMYSGINLPLSAILPSLTSNSNERTVINTVRMMFAVIGVVTVSAGTMPLVKAFGGGDQAKGFLVTMILFSSIALLLFLNMFANTKERVKAIDEKPLPMREGVKALKGNVPWLIMLLLSLFLWITTSIQGQTSIYYMTYYMKKPELIPIVNSMQLLMILSMVIAPFIVKKIGKRNTIIIGSVVSIIGYLIAITGGNALSVPVLLAGLLVSGLGMGVGAGLIFAMMADTVDYGEWKSGVRAQGLLYSAASFGVKVGMGLGGALGGVILSMGGYVANSTAQSESALAAISFNYLWAPIIGQIIMITLLLFYRLDKDQPVMMRELEERRNSSIAM
- a CDS encoding phosphatase PAP2 family protein; protein product: MTTKGTKRFIWGFLMVWVVLMTIFTFNDLNLSKALYNEHESRFGWFFEVYGEHPAFLVLFAAGNILFSTVRNERLMKKVVVRLVSTLFILLSGFGILTITLSRGYELDGNRVMLISLAITIVIATLVQWLLKRVSVQTLSQYNRAAWAAIVIVFAEILLVNIIKIFWGRMRFRNMEGDYSLFTGWFHPQGIQENGVTSEAYKSFPSGHSANGWTMMLWMMFMPFVSKWRNFMLACAVAWGICTSTSRIIMGDHFATDVLFGAFITITCMLIFCKLFKVDLYPDSNHNASAQLKDKNAPYFR
- a CDS encoding alpha/beta hydrolase, giving the protein MDTKEQYKQLISSLEDKAVIGKRDDYPFVVKPIPDSDEQGQLDPRVYQVQQQQAQAMASMERTIPDPSDMMKFVQTIRAMFGWVNDDITQTKVDTAYKTIEGSNGPISLRIYTPVQEGPLPVVVFFHGGGFIGGTVDVVENPCKALAEIAGAVVVSVDYRLAPEHAFPAGLTDCFETVQWVYEHADEINADPQKIAVSGDSAGGNLATVCALMDRDKGTSMIKYQALIYPTVNMADVKIDDFEWSLDQYDIRNHQELIVPSVQGLGQMSELILKMYLQNNAEPTDPYFSPLLAEDLKGMPETLIVVAEFDYLRLECEAYARKLTRSGVATKLIQYNGVDHAFLDKTGLYPQAEDCLHEIAKDIKRIFL
- a CDS encoding IclR family transcriptional regulator, which encodes MPNTNPQILLSVQNALRLLKLFTLSTPEKRLTELSNELGLGKSTTSRLLSTLLSEGFVYQDPISNKYRLGQRIVSLYNVIVSSYVDLAEAAKPLTARLARETSEAILVAVLEEDEIVYIFKEDGSTKEDLAASVGARNPAHCTSSGKLLLAYQDPVTLSRILERPLNRYTSNTITDPSELKEQISRIRDQDYCVSIGEYIENIVSISAPLWDSTGQVISTITLMGPTQRLNEERITSYTNKVVKTAKEISRQFGYL
- a CDS encoding DUF4181 domain-containing protein — its product is MIIPFLLLILAFSSFFLRVWIVGPDKEKLSDDGNELNIKGKLILGLIGLISVIIIMIADGVQGIGMKWFWIVFIIIALGFQSFIDWKFLKHTKQHILSLILLVEGVALVYFLF
- a CDS encoding flavodoxin domain-containing protein, which produces MAVLILYATKSGATEQCAKVLSEELPHSRICNIEIEKPSLEDFDSIIVGAGVRDEKIYKAIRDFIKKNKDELLNKKMGYYICNEKPKTTEELIEKNFPDDLKKAAICIESFGGYKAYKAPKEGTDQLKGIFVDKIREFSKKFK